CAAAATTGAGACCTATTTTTgcaatcaaaatatatatttgaaccatatttttgttactaaataTCTCAAAAATTATGGAGGTCCAATACTAATGTGTTTTGAGAATGTGTGAAAGACTGGGAGTGTTGGTGACCATCACGTTTTACACCGACTTATATAACAAGCATCATCCACTATCCACTAAAGCGATGCATACAATAGCATATTTCATATACTAACAATACAAATGTACATAGCTTCATATCCCATATCCTCACCAAAcaaccttaattttttttaaatgacaatccatttttttttattttagaatacttaacaaagaagaaaataagagaaaatcaTACCATAAAGGAAAGGACCAATGGTTCTGGCTCCGTCTAGCAAGTATGATGATACAAATGCAATTCgctataaaataaagaaaaaaaaatcagcaatctctaagtaaaacaaaaacaacaacgtTTGAGTATTTGTTTCTGACCACTCtattctttattataaaaaggTGACAAAAATATTGTGAAAAAGGTAACGAAAACAATAAAAGCGGTAATCAAAATTAATCgactaactaaaaaaatatagaactaGAAGGATTAAAATAGAAATCTAACAATAATGATGAACATAGTAagtcagaaaaaaataaagaaaatcgTGTTGTATATCAATAAGAATAAGATTCAGatttattaacaataataaaccaagatatataaatatcaaccataatgaaaagaaaaaaagaaatcggAAAAGTTATCATTGCCACCAAATCACCAATAGTGTTAACACAAATATATTATCTACACACTtagaattaaataataaaaaaatcaaagagagtcaaaaccaaatatatatttttaaaattatggtatAAAAGTTTACcatgatttttaaaaaggtaCAAGTTTGAACTatctaaattatgtaataatatagttaatttttgtattagattaataaaagatattcaggaaaatacaataaaaatgtgtacaaagttttttttggtggtcTATGATTTAATGCACTAGTGAAAATGACATTCACCATTTTGAGGTCTATGTACATTTTTTAACtgttagtatattttatttatatgctAAGCTTTCTTCCATTCACatccatatatatttattttgttttctcgtaatttattttaaaacttaccatttatttgtgtttgaatatgattattttatttgtttttttcttataaaggtGTAATTTCTcataaaatgttttcaatattaattgttattttagatttaaaatatCTTAGATCTATAATAATTGGAACAAATTCAATCAACTAAATATTATTGATTAAGTATTTATCTAAGTTCAGTATTGTTCAACTTTAAGCAATGTAATGTAGAATTTTCTTTCGACTCTATGATTCAACACACCATACCATATAATAGGTCTTCAAATAGACACCACACCAATATTTTGTAGATTTAACTTACCCTTAAAAAAAGTCGAATTTCTTAGTTTTACCATATCAAAATAATACTCATGGTTTGCTTAAGATATGAATTAATGCaagcattttttgttttttgggggGGGGCTCAAACTCAACACAATGCAATGTAGACCACGAAATTTGCTACATTTGAATTAGGAATTTGAATACATTGTTAATTTCGCTACATAGATAACTTGCTAGATTGGTGATTGTAGATCAATTACGATTTAACGGATGGTTCTTTATCTGAAATAGCTACAATAAGTTGTACATAAAACAGAGTATTCAAGTCAAATTTGATTCAAAgacaaagagatagagagactaAAGAAAGCAAAAGCAGATTCACTTCTTGTCATTCTTCTTCACCACGTCAATAAATTCTCTCAGCCGACATATCAATCTCGCCATAACCTTTTGCTGCTGAGAGACCGTTGTTACTGGAACATCTGGCCACCCCAGGATGCTTCTCAACTTTACTATCTGCTTGTTCCTCAACACTATTTGAAATGAAGAGTTTATATATCTACTACATATTGTTGTCTTAAttgaacaaagagagaaaaaatatgcATATTGTGAATGATAAGAGTTTAGCTACAGAGAGGGAGAACTTACTCAATAATAATGTGGATACATAGATTCTAGATGTGATCATGTAAAAGTATACTGCCtgcaaaagaaacacaaaactgAGACTACAATAGTCAAGACAATGGTTTAAGATCAAACCTCACAAAACTCCAGCTTTACCGGTTCATATTCATATGTAGCTTGGAGCACGACAAAGATAATAGGAAATAAAGGGAGTCTCTTCATTCTGGATAAAAGACTTCTTCTGTTGTGGATCTATCGTAATTTcgtaatgaaaacaaaaatatatcagaGTTGGTTTGGATTATgtatcaaacaatatatatgtctCTTTTTTCCCCTTTAAACATTAGATTTTAAAGTCCTTCAACCTCTGATGAGAACCAGAAAGTGAAGCCTGCCAGTAAAGGCATGATGTATAAGCTGTCTGAAGTTGAAAGTTCAGGGATTTTCTTAGCCATGGTTGTAATCTGTTTCGAACGTAGAGAGGGAGTCAATATACAAGAGTCAAAAAACACTATAgccaaaaaatacaataaaaacattatCTTTTAGTTTTACCCCACTCATGAAGCTGATGTAGACGAATGCATCAGGAACAAAATGTGTCAAGAAAGAAAAGCATCTGTCTTCGAATCTGGTGTGATAGTTAAACctcagagaagaaagaagtttaAGCAAGTCAAAGAGAGACATGATGTTGTGTAAGAAAACTCACCCTTTCATCAACTCTGCTTCCCATTTTTTGGATTTAGCTAGAGTTTCACGGTTACCGACCTGAAATGAAAATTGTTTGTAATTGTGCTAGCAGTAAGcttaaaaaagatttcaaaagagCTAATTAAGAAAAGGGCAATGTTACCTTTTTAATTCTCTGCACTTTCTCAATGGTCctaattaaaatctagtttacaAAATGTAGCAAGTTTCAAAAGcagataaaaatataagaataaaaGGATAAAACTTGCAAATGAGAAAGCTCAAGAAACCAACCTGTAGTTCCAAACCATGTCTCTGAACCCGCATAGAGACTGGTGACATCAGTACATTAACCAGAAAAGCCGTAAGAAGAATTGACATCCACCTATGCATACAAGAGTATAAAACAATCACTGAACTAAGACTTTAAGAAATAATCAAGCAATTACAAACGTAGAAGTCCAACGAAATACAAATCAGTCATACCAATTTAAACCAGTGAGCTCATGGATTCCATTAATCACATAATGCACGAAGTCCCCAGGGAATGAAAAATTCTCAATTGCTGCACTGCACTGATCTACAGTAGCCATTGCTCCCACAGATTTATCAGAGACAAGTTCCTCAGCAACATTTCCAAAAGCATCAATCATTGGACACAACTCTTCTGGTTTAGAAGACATGTGTCTACTACATAGCAATACTCCAGAAGAACCCATTGATTGAACAAAAGACATAGTCCTTCTATCTTCAGAGAAAACTTGCCTGTGAAAGCTACGAATCAGAAGACTTGAGTCCGGGAGACTGGATCCAGTAGAATCTTTGATATGATGATGTTGAAGAAGATCAGCAGGCCTTGATGAGGTCTTGTAGCAGAACCATTTTGGGTAAAGACTTCTCCTTGAGAAGCTACGAAGACAAGCCATTACTAGAGGTAACACCGTAACAGTAACACTGagctcaaagaagaagaaaaaattgcaACTTGGGAATTTTCCCCCAatcccaatttttttattagaggAAATAGAAACCCTAAAGTATCCACAagataataaagagagagagagagacacattGGTTCCCCCATGTGAAGCACGCAAACGAAATGAtgatatttttcacaaatttgtAACTCTGCTTTCCGCCAACTTTGTGCAGGTACTCGCCAATTTTAGGGTAGCTATGCTATTTTTTAATTCGTGACCCTAACTTGGGCCTAATAAGCCTAATCGTTAGGCCCATTAATATAGATGAAACGGCGCGTTTTAATATTACTTCGTTTCCGTGTGTTAGATGAAACGGTGCGTTTTGTGTTAGCGATGGTCGTCGTCAGgtagagagagtagagagagacgATCTCTCCTCAGGTCTTAAGCCCTAAAGACTACGAGTCGACTCCGGCAGCCGAACTGTGAAATGCAGCTGTGATTTTCAAGAACCTTTGAATACTCAATCAGGTAAATTTAAAGATTTCAGTTTCTCACCTTTTCCTTGTGGTTTCTCGAGATAATAATGCTGTGAAATTTGAAGTGGAAGTGTTGAAATGGATCCTTATCTGTAGAAATTATAAAGTAGGAATTGATTTGATTCGAATTGATTCGTAGCAGGATATTTTCGATATGGCTTGCTTGCGTGGTATCATCACCAAGAGAGCTAATGTTTTACAGAGACGAGCTTATCCATCGTGTGGTCATCTAATTCATGATGATAGAGACGACGACACTAAATCCGGTTCTTCGAGTTCTGATACAATGATGATTCGTAAAGTCTTAGCTAGTAATGGGACTAGTAATTACAAGCTTAGCTCTATGTTTGAGGAAAGGCATTATTATCAGTCATTTGGTTCTGGTCCATTGGGTGGTTTTGGACTGTCTTCGTGTCGTTATATGAGTTCTACACAACCTGAATGGTCTGATAAAGTTGATGGTATTGACTTTGTGGCAACGGAAATTGTTCCTGATGAAATTGTTGAAGCTGTAACGACGACTAGCCAAGCTGTTCCTGCTGCAATAAATGAGGTTGCTATTGCTGCTGCGGATTCTGCTTTTCCTGTTGCTGCTTTGCAGCATTTGATTGATGGTGTGCATTCGTTTACGGGCCTGAATTGGTATATATGCAAACTTTTTTTAAGTTCTTCATTTTATACGGTTCTGTTTATAAGTATTAAGAGACTCAGTGGTAAAATTGTTTTCAGGTGGGCTTCAATAGCTTTGACAACTGTTATCATTCGTGGAGTTACAGTTCCCATTCTTTTGAATCAGTTAAAGGCTACTTACAAACTCAATGTTAGTTTTGGAGTTTTGTTCTCTGATTGCATATTTCAGTCACTAGGATTGGCCTCTTTTCCGTCTGTGATTTATCTATCATGTTCTGGCAGGTTCTGAGGCCGCAACTGGAGGAgttaagaagagagatgagCACTAAGGTACACTTTGTTCCTGCtccttttctttactttttcctTGTGTGTGCACGTGAACGATTGTGAGTTTGACACTGTTCAAGTCCATGAAAACGCCTTCTGGTTTAACATGTAAGAGAAACTCagtttgttatagttagtaaaTGGATGATTGGCTTTTCTAATTATCACTTGTGAACTATATAATCTTGATTGAGTAGCTATCTTCAGAGTTTTCTGTTTGATTAGACAATGTTGATGAAGTTGCAACTACCGTTTCTAATTACCACTTGTCTTACTTATATTCTGATATTGAGTAGGTTTCTAGAGTGCCGTGGTTAAGACCATTTGCATGTGTTATAATGATTTTTAGGCTCAGGATCCTGAAGCCATGGCAGAAGGTCAAAGACGGATGCAATTATTGTTTAAAGAGTAAGTCCATCTTTATGGATGACTGTTGGAGATGAATTTACTCTTCAATTTAAAAACGTACTACTAGTCCCTCATTCACTGATATGCTTCCATTGTTTCGTGAATTTGCGTAGACATGGAGTAACTCCATTTACCCCCCTCAAAGGACTTATTATTCAAGGTCCCATCTTCATCAGCTTTTTCTTTGCGGTAAGATGTTTATATACTTATACTTTAGTCTTTTGCTGTTTCTGATTATTATTGCTATATGTTTCATTGATATTTGTTTACAGATCAGGAATATGGCGGAGAAAGTCCCGTCATTTAAAACCGGGGGAACTCTTTGGTTTACTGATCTCACCACTGGAGATACTACATATATCTTGCCACTTCTCACCGCAGCGACTTTCTTGATTATGGTGGAGGTAAGAGCTTTATATATGCTTTCTTGTTGACTTATTCAATTTGTGTGCTGATACTTTTTCTGCGTCCTTTTGGAGCTATTGAATTAGAATGGCCCATTATTTATTTCGTTCATAGAAAATTAGTTGATAAGAAAAATCAGAGTTCTATAATGGGATATAACATCTAAATCTTACTAAAAATGGTAACATTCTCAAAGATTTATCTCTATTACTTTTGGTAGttggttaattttttcttaagtaatatatataatgcgcaaattttgtttctttttcccatAGTCAAACATGCAGGAAGGTCTTGAAGGCAATCCAGTAGCTGGAACTATGAAGAAATTCTCAAGAATTATTGCCTTCCTTTCTATTCCAGTTTTGATAGGCATTGAAAAGGTAAAGCCTACTGTTCCTTTGTTGACGCTTTGATATTGATAAGCATTGCAGACGTACGAAAGTTACATTTTGCTTACCACAAACGAATGATGCTTGCCTGCAGGCATTGTTTTGTTACTGGCTTACCTCCAATCTGTTTACNNNNNNNNNNNNNNNNNNNNNNNNNNNNNNNNNNNNNNNNNNNNNNNNNNNNNNNNNNNNNNNNNNNNNNNNNNNNNNNNNNNNNNNNNNNNNNNNNNNNNNNNNNNNNNNNNNNNNNNNNNNNNNNNNNNNNNNNNNNNNNNNNNNNNNNNNNNNNNNNNNNNNNNNNNNNNNNNNNNNNNNNNNNNNNNNNNNNNNNNNNNNNNNCAGCGACTTTCTTGATTATGGTGGAGGTAAGAGCTTTATATATGCTTTCTTGTTGACTTATTCAATTTGTGTGCTGATACTTTTTCTGCGTCCTTTTGGAGCTATTGAATTAGAATGGCCCATTATTTATTTCGTTCATAGAAAATTAGTTGATAAGAAAAATCAGAGTTCTATAATGGGATATAACATCTAAATCTTACTAAAAATGGTAACATTCTCAAAGATTTATCTCTATTACTTTTGGTAGttggttaattttttcttaagtaatatatataatgcgcaaattttgtttctttttcccatAGTCAAACATGCAGGAAGGTCTTGAAGGCAATCCAGTAGCTGGAACTATGAAGAAATTCTCAAGAATTATTGCCTTCCTTTCTATTCCAGTTTTGATAGGCATTGAAAAGGTAAAGCCTACTGTTCCTTTGTTGACGCTTTGATATTGATAAGCATTGCAGACGTACGAAAGTTACATTTTGCTTACCACAAACGAATGATGCTTGCCTGCAGGCATTGTTTTGTTACTGGCTTACCTCCAATCTGTTTACTCTTGTGTATGGATTAAGTAAGTCCCCCGAACATTGTTCTTACTCTTTGAGACGTGAGATTTGCAAATCCTAAAGANNNNNNNNNNNNNNNNNNNNNNNNNNNNNNNNNNNNNNNNNNNNNNNNNNNNNNNNNNNNNNNNNNNNNNNNNNNNNNNNNNNNNNNNNNNNNNNNNNNNNNNNNNNNNNNNNNNNNNNNNNNNNNNNNNNNNNNNNNNNNNNNNNNNNNNNNNNNNNNNNNNNNNNNNNNNNNNNNNNNNNNNNNNNNNNNNNNNNNNNNNNNNNNNNNNNNNNNNNNNNNNNNNNNNNNNNNNNNNNNNNNNNNNNNNNNNNNNNNNNNNNNNNNNNNNNNNNNNNNNNNNNNNNNNNNNNNNNNNNNNNNNNNNNNNNNNNNNNNNNNNNNNNNNNNNNNNNNNNNNNNNNNNNNNNNNNNNNNNNNNNNNNNNNNNNNNNNNNNNNNNNNNNNNNNNNNNNNNNNNNNNNNNNNNNNNNNNNNNNNNNNNNNNNNNNNNNNNNNNNNNNNNNNNNNNNNNNNNNNNNNNNNNNNNNNNNNNNNNNNNNNNNNNNNNNNNNNNNNNNNNNNNNNNNNNNNNNNNNNNNNNNNNNNNNNNNNNNNNNNNNNNNNNNNNNNNNNNNNNNNNNNNNNNNNNNNNNNNNNNNNNNNNNNNNNNNNNNNNNNNNNNNNNNNNNNNNNNNNNNNNNNNNNNNNNNNNNNNNNNNNNNNNNNNNNNNNNNNNNNNNNNNNNNNNNNNNNNNNNNNNNNNNNNNNNNNNNNNNNNNNNNNNNNNNNNNNNNNNNNNNNNNNNNNNNNNNNNNNNNNNNNNNNNNNNNNNNNNNNNNNNNNNNNNNNNNNNNNNNNNNNNNNNNNNNNNNNNNNNNNNNNNNNNNNNNNNNNNNNNNNNNNNNNNNNNNNNNNNNNNNNNNNNNNNNNNNNNNNNNNNNNNNNNNNNNNNNNNNNNNNNNNNNNNNNNNNNNNNNNNNNNNNNNNNNNNNNNNNNNNNNNNNNNNNNNNNNNNNNNNNNNNNNNNNNNNNNNNNNNNNNNNNNNNNNNNNNNNNNNNNNNNNNNNNNNNNNNNNNNNNNNNNNNNNNNNNNNNNNNNNNNNNNNNNNNNNNNNNNNNNNNNNNNNNNNNNNNNNNNNNNNNNNNNNNNNNNNNNNNNNNNNNNNNNNNNNNNNNNNNNNNNNNNNNNNNNNNNNNNNNNNNNNNNNNNNNNNNNNNNNNNNNNNNNNNNNNNNNNNNNNGAATTAGCTATAATATATGTACCCTATGTGACACAACAATCAACCTACAAGATCGTGTATACATCCCTGGTGGCTATGTTCCAGGTTTTTCATCGAGTTCtgcaaaaacagagtaataacGAATCAATTTGAACTCGAAGATGAATGATAGAAGAAAGTAAAATTTCCGATCATggtagatttagattttatactaactaaatatttgtatataaataatacaGTATATCGATAATGGAACTTACggtaaaaacagagtaaacccTAACTGCACTACAAGTTATTGGAAACAAGAAGATGAATTCCTTGAATTTGGATCTATTGGAAATTATACTAGCGAAACTATCTTTAAAGAGCATCACAACTTGCAAGTTGGTTTGCAAGGAGCGGAAATCAATCGTGGAATCCGAGTTTCTCCGGGAGCTTTTCCATTCCATCAAAACTCGCATTCTTCGTGGTCGCTCTTATGCGGCGATATTAACGAAGAATTCTTGGCTCACTACGGATGTGAAAATTGGGGACTTTCACGATCTCTTGGTTTTTACATCTCTTCTTTCCTAACCGACGAATTCGAGAACCACAAGGACcattccaaaaaacaaaacagttagAGTCGTGCCTTACACGGATGTCGGATTAGTTTTGGTCTGTTTGAAACCTGAATCCCTCGGGAGAACCTACTATGTGGCTAATCCTATTTCACGACAATGTGTGAAGATCCCTCCTCATCCTTGGCCTCCTCAAACTCGACTTAGAATATTCAGACCCGTACCCTCAGGACTCGTCACAAAAGTTGAGAACGGCGTCCTTTTAGGTTACAAAGTTGTTGTGATGAACACAAGTTACATCATCGATGTCATAACTTTACTGATCTCTTCATCTGAGACTGGCTTGTGGAGTGTCACCACTCTCCATTCTTCTATCCTTTTGCGCCGTATTGTTTGGTACAATCCAGTTAACTTGAACGGAAGCCTTTACTGGCTCGGTAACAAACAGTGTAACCCTCATATTCAAGTTGTTGTATCACATGATTTCTACGCTGAATCTAATCTCTGCCAAGTTTTACATTTCCCAGACTTAGATAACAAATCAGAATTTAAAAGACCTTGCACAACTTCTCAAGGGTTTCTTATGTATATGAACATAAGTTTAGAGCACAAGTTAAGTATATGGAGGCTAGAGAGCGGGGAATGGAAATTAGTAGCTCAAATATCTCCAAAGACCGCGTTCGATTACATTCCGCTGGCAATAAACCCTTTTGATTATAATACAGTCTACGTGCAGAGGAAGATGTCTCATTGTTTGGCATCTGCTAACTTGCACAAAGGCAAGTTTGGGGACCATAGCAGCTGGTTCCACCTTTGCTCTCCCACGATGGTTGTATCGGATCCCTTCCACACTTGCTTCTCATTCATTTTTCGTAATTAATTTTTGTCTATTATGTGATATCAATGTGAAGGCAACTTGCAGTTCATATGGATCACTTTGAAGTATTTATTCCATATCATTTATACCTTCAGAATCAATACTTACATGTTCGGTGTTATGTTATGTACCTAAGTAACCTAAGAAGCTTAGTCTTCTTCACTCAAACAGCCTGCAGCTAAAGATGAAAGGATGATCAAAATTGATGTACTTTGTCCAGTATGGCTGATACTTGCTTATCGCCATCTCTGTCCATGGTTTCATGTGTCCGTTGTAATGTATGACAGCTGATCTTTCAATCTTCTTGACATCTATTCCTTTATCATAACCCAGTCCAAGTAAGTGCCATTTGCCCTGAAGCGGTAGTGTCAGCTTGTAAAACGTTATGAGC
The Camelina sativa cultivar DH55 chromosome 6, Cs, whole genome shotgun sequence genome window above contains:
- the LOC104793620 gene encoding mitochondrial inner membrane protein OXA1-like → MACLRSFSRRSLYPKWFCYKTSSRPADLLQHHHIKDSTGSSLPDSSLLIRSFHRQVFSEDRRTMSFVQSMGSSGVLLCSRHMSSKPEELCPMIDAFGNVAEELVSDKSVGAMATVDQCSAAIENFSFPGDFVHYVINGIHELTGLNWWMSILLTAFLVNVLMSPVSMRVQRHGLELQILIRTIEKVQRIKKVGNRETLAKSKKWEAELMKGFEDRCFSFLTHFVPDAFVYISFMSGITTMAKKIPELSTSDSLYIMPLLAGFTFWFSSEIHNRRSLLSRMKRLPLFPIIFVVLQATYEYEPAVYFYMITSRIYVSTLLLMLRNKQIVKLRSILGWPDVPVTTVSQQQKVMARLICRLREFIDVVKKNDKK
- the LOC104699478 gene encoding mitochondrial inner membrane protein OXA1-like, producing MACLRGIITKRANVLQRRAYPSCGHLIHDDRDDDTKSGSSSSDTMMIRKVLASNGTSNYKLSSMFEERHYYQSFGSGPLGGFGLSSCRYMSSTQPEWSDKVDGIDFVATEIVPDEIVEAVTTTSQAVPAAINEVAIAAADSAFPVAALQHLIDGVHSFTGLNWWASIALTTVIIRGVTVPILLNQLKATYKLNVLRPQLEELRREMSTKAQDPEAMAEGQRRMQLLFKEHGVTPFTPLKGLIIQGPIFISFFFAIRNMAEKVPSFKTGGTLWFTDLTTGDTTYILPLLTAATFLIMVESNMQEGLEGNPVAGTMKKFSRIIAFLSIPVLIGIEKALFCYWLTSNL